A portion of the Toxoplasma gondii ME49 chromosome VIIb, whole genome shotgun sequence genome contains these proteins:
- a CDS encoding hypothetical protein (encoded by transcript TGME49_260020~Predicted trans-membrane domain (TMHMM2.0):95-118) yields MVVVVDGELLPDSDPRAVRSRQQRGHSPAATSSDPSSISGSGAGLNARSLSSFLSRVTGAGQASRDRERGHKVTLPALAFIGKPAVEVPVYVLVVAALLVALLGAQGAVFVAVVYLFYTPWAHEAGNRSSSVGRGGEGATSPGIQSSPGPSSTHRDRRVLGEEEREARIQRLMQQKKDGDPDKGGN; encoded by the coding sequence ATGGTGGTTGTGGTGGATGGGGAACTTTTGCCCGACAGTGACCCGCGAGCTGTCCGTTCTCGGCAACAGCGCGGCCACTCACCTGCAGCAACTTCTTCAGATCCTTCAAGCATCTCAGGTTCTGGGGCAGGTCTGAATGCCCGttcgctttcgtctttcctttccaGAGTTACTGGAGCGGGACAGGCGAGTCGCGATCGCGAAAGAGGCCACAAGGTGACTCTGCCGGCACTCGCGTTCATTGGCAAACCAGCAGTTGAGGTTCCAGTGTATGTTCTTGTAGTTGCAGCCTTGCTGGTCGCTCTCCTGGGAGCGCAAGgcgccgtcttcgtcgcagTCGTCTACCTTTTCTACACTCCTTGGGCGCACGAGGCGGGCAACAGGTCTTCCTCTGTGGGCCGCGGAGGTGAAGGCGCCACGAGTCCGGGCATCCAGAGTTCTCCCGGCCCTTCGTCGACGCACCGCGACAGGCGGGTGCtgggggaggaggagagagaggcacgcATCCAGAGACTCAtgcaacagaagaaagatggAGATCCAGACAAGGGAGGAAACTGA